The following coding sequences are from one Brienomyrus brachyistius isolate T26 chromosome 2, BBRACH_0.4, whole genome shotgun sequence window:
- the bmp2k gene encoding BMP-2-inducible protein kinase isoform X11: protein MKKFSRMPRSESGGPGGGCGSGSSSGVSSYIGRVFAVGRYQVNVEELIAEGGFSVVFLARTHSGVRCALKRMYVNNVADLSVYKREITIMKELLDHKNIVRYLDSAINAVAESVWEVLILMEYCRAGQVVKQMNQRLHTGFSEAEVLAIFCDTCEAVARLHQCKTPIIHRDLKVENILLNDQGHYVLCDFGSATHKVLHPHKDGVNAVEDEIKKYTTLSYRAPEMVNLYGGKPITTKADIWALGCLLYKLCFFSLPFGESQVAMSDGNFIIPDNSRFSFKLHCLIRYMLEPDVEKRPDIYQVSYFAFKLAGKECPVPNLFNSSLPTSLPEPLTASEVAAKKSLTKARITDSVGPTETSIAPRQRPKAANANVVSIHNTVTPVKMTVPTGPVSNGQKGSQQHRILQQLQPGDLRLQQFQKQQQHLHQQQQQQLQQQQQLQQQQQLQQQQQLQQQQQLQQQQQQLQQQQQLQQQQQQLQQQQQLQQQQQQLQQQQQLQQQQQQLQQQQQLQQQQQQLQQQQQQQQQQQQLQQQQQQLQHQQQQPNQQQLIYLQQYHQALQMHQQPHILSQQMAMQPVYQQQAQYAAMMHLYQQAFAQQQQHQHPNHQQVPYHTSPLEFQASHTNFNPSGLGRMGPVAVEPSFTNTRNPSVSSEVVTPPPQNISNPPDMSGWNPFGEDNFSKMTEEDLLDREFDLLRAKKPVEGAASVDLSIGKQLPSKPLQDDLFGSVPFLSSPDASTKTPEQPTPEPNPAAEDQPVKECKSNKRSASSGLLCRAGEESDSDFESDPPSPKSSEEEEIEEDEGLNSEHGEFNEYTECENLGQRPLLMDSEEEDEEKHSSGSDDDQKKGKVLARSPAERKTQSTGQGAARAESGSSLITPPESPIVTTTDVFGAVPFLGSDQAKPEAESGDIFAKAPFRQASQEQIMDEFDVFTKAPFNRNLSRTNKSIDAPIGQTPPVSPDSVDVFGCSPFQPSHSPPLSAAPEDVFGQVPFEEIPSSQQQKIKQRSLQKLSSRQRRTKQETSNSNGKRHHGTPTSGRKTGKASFRTPERVRRHKRVGRRDSQSSNEFLSASDSKENISVSVGDGKDKGAPLPAEEVNLDPFGAKPFHPQDTGWNSQHQGDIGCSNGRPRATSLQSTFSEGNTMDDFGAVPFTEMVHGVAQQSTQVDLDPFGAAPFPSKP from the exons ATGAAGAAGTTCTCCCGCATGCCGAGGTCCGAGAGTGGCGGGCCAGGTGGAGGCTGCGGCTCGGGGTCCTCTTCGGGGGTCTCCAGCTACATCGGAAGAGTGTTCGCCGTGGGCCGGTACCAGGTCAACGTGGAGGAGCTCATCGCGGAAG GTGGATTTTCTGTGGTTTTTCTTGCTCGAACTCATAGTGGAGTTCGATGTGCCCTGAAGAGGATGTACGTAAACAATGTGGCGGACCTCAGCGTCTACAAGAGGGAGATCACAATCATG AAAGAGCTTTTGGATCACAAGAATATTGTACGCTACTTGGATTCTGCCATTAATGCCGTGGCAGAGAGTGTCTGGGAGGTCCTGATTCTCATGGAGTACTGCAGAG CTGGTCAGGTGGTTAAACAGATGAACCAGCGTCTTCACACAGGCTTCAGTGAGGCAGAAGTCTTGGCTATTTTTTGTGATACCTGCGAGGCCGTTGCCAGGTTACATCAGTGCAAGACCCCAATCATTCACCGAGATCTAAAG GTGGAGAACATCCTCTTGAATGACCAGGGGCACTACGTTCTGTGCGATTTCGGAAGTGCCACACACAAAGTGCTCCATCCTCATAAAGATGGAGTGAATGCAGTAGAAgatgaaataaaaaa GTACACCACCCTCTCGTACCGAGCCCCTGAGATGGTTAATCTGTATGGAGGGAAGCCCATTACCACCAAGGCTGATATATGG GCACTTGGATGCTTGTTGTACAAGCTTTGTTTCTTCTCACTTCCATTTGGGGAGAGCCAGGTTGCCATGTCTGATGGGAACTTCATTATTCCAGATAACTCCAGATTCTCCTTTAAACTGCACTGTTTAATCA GATACATGCTTGAGCCAGATGTAGAGAAGAGACCTGACATCTACCAGGTTTCCTACTTTGCCTTCAAGTTGGCCGGAAAAGAGTGCCCTGTGCCAAATCTCTTT AACTCTTCCCTGCCAACGTCCCTCCCAGAGCCTCTTACTGCCAGTGAGGTGGCTGCAAAGAAGAGTTTGACGAAGGCCAG AATAACGGACTCGGTTGGACCAACAGAAACCTCAATTGCCCCAAGACAGAGACCAAAGGCTGCAAATGCCAATGTTGTGTCCATTCACAATACTGTTACTCCTGTGAAAATGACGGTTCCTACTGGACCAGTGAGCAATGGACAGAAAG GCAGCCAGCAGCACCGcatcctgcagcagctgcagccaggagacctACGACTACAGCAGTTTCAAAAACAGCAGCAACATCTTCATCAG cagcagcaacaacagctccaacaacaacagcagcttcagcagcaacaacagctccaacaacaacagcagcttcagcagcaacaacagctccaacaacagcaacagcagcttcagcagcagcaacagctccaacaacagcaacagcagcttcagcagcagcaacagctccaacaacagcaacagcagcttcagcagcagcaacagctccaacaacagcaacagcagcttcagcagcaacaacagctccagcagcagcaacaacagctccaacaacaacaacagcaacagcagcagcaacaacagctccaacaacagcaacaacagcttcagcatcagcagcagcaacCAAATCAACAACAGCTTATTTACCTACAGCAG TACCACCAGGCCCTCCAGATGCATCAGCAGCCGCACATACTCAGCCAGCAGATGGCAATGCAGCCTGTGTATCAGCAGCAGGCCCAGTACGCGGCCATG ATGCACCTGTATCAGCAGGCCTTtgcacagcagcagcaacaccaACATCCCAATCATCAGCAGGTCCCCTATCACACCTCCCCGTTGGAATTCCAGGCTTCCCACACGAACTTTAACCCTTCTGGGTTGGGTCGCATGGGGCCTGTCGCTGTGGAACCTTCATTCACTAACACCAG AAACCCCTCCGTGAGTTCAGAGGTGGTTACCCCTCCCCCACAGAACATCAGTAATCCCCCTGATATGTCAGGATGGAATCCCTTTGGAGAAGACAACTTCTCCAAGATGACTGAAGAGGACCTGCTGGACAGAGAGTTTGACCTCCTGAGAGCGA AAAAGCCCGTGGAGGGAGCAGCCAGTGTAGACCTCAGCATAGGGAAGCAGCTGCCCTCAAAGCCTCTGCAGGATGACCTTTTTGGCTCTGTACCTTTTCTGTCCAGCCCAG ATGCCAGTACGAAGACCCCAGAGCAGCCCACGCCGGAGCCTAATCCCGCTGCTGAAGACCAACCGGTGAAAGAGTGCAAATCCAACAAGAGAAGTGCCTCTTCTGGCCTGCTGTGCAGAGCAGGAGAGGAGTCAGACAGCGACTTCGAATCAGATCCTCCATCTCCAAAGAGCAGCGAGGAGGAGGAGATTGAGGAAGACGAAGGTCTGAACAGTGAGCATGGTGAGTTCAACGAGTACACGGAATGCGAGAACCTCGGGCAGAGGCCCCTGCTCATGGATTCtgaggaggaggatgaagaaAAGCACAGTTCTGGTTCGGACGACGACCAGAAAAAGGGCAAAGTGCTGGCAAGGAGCCCGGCAGAGCGGAAAACACAGAGTACAGGGCAGGGAGCCGCCAGGGCAGAGTCCGGCTCCAGTCTGATCACGCCCCCCGAGTCGCCCATCGTGACCACGACGGACGTCTTCGGAGCAGTGCCCTTCCTCGGCAGTGACCAGGCCAAACCCGAAGCCGAAAGTGGTGACATTTTCGCCAAGGCCCCATTCAGACAGGCCAGCCAGGAGCAGATTATGGATGAATTTGATGTATTTACCAAAGCCCCATTCAACAGAAACTTGTCCAGAACAAACAAGAGCATTGACGCCCCAATAGGACAAACGCCCCCTGTGTCCCCTGACAGCGTGGACGTGTTCGGCTGCTCTCCTTTCCAGCCTAGCCATTCACCGCCGCTTTCTGCGGCCCCAGAGGATGTCTTCGGCCAGGTACCCTTCGAAGAGATCCCCAGCAGCCAACAACAAAAGATAAAGCAGCGTAGCCTTCAGAAGCTCTCTTCGAGGCAGAGACGTACAAAACAGGAGACCAGCAATAGCAATGGTAAGCGTCACCACGGAACTCCCACCAGTGGCAGGAAGACGGGCAAGGCCAGTTTCCGTACGCCGGAACGCGTACGGCGACACAAGCGAGTGGGCAGGAGGGACTCTCAGAGCAGCAACGAGTTCCTCAGCGCCTCTGACTCCAAGGAGAACATCAGCGTCAGCGTGGGGGATGGCAAAGACAAGGGAGCACCTTTGCCAGCTGAGGAGGTCAACCTGGACCCATTTGGTGCCAAACCTTTTCATCCACAAGACACTGGCTGGAACTCTCAGCATCAAGGGGACATTGGTTGCTCTAATGGGAGACCTCGAGCCACATCTTTGCAGAGCACGTTCAGTGAGGGGAATACCATGGATGACTTTGGGGCCGTGCCGTTCACGGAGATGGTCCATGGCGTAGCACAGCAGTCGACGCAGGTGGACCTGGATCCTTTTGGCGCTGCTCCTTTCCCCTCAAAACCTTGA
- the bmp2k gene encoding BMP-2-inducible protein kinase isoform X3, with protein MKKFSRMPRSESGGPGGGCGSGSSSGVSSYIGRVFAVGRYQVNVEELIAEGGFSVVFLARTHSGVRCALKRMYVNNVADLSVYKREITIMKELLDHKNIVRYLDSAINAVAESVWEVLILMEYCRAGQVVKQMNQRLHTGFSEAEVLAIFCDTCEAVARLHQCKTPIIHRDLKVENILLNDQGHYVLCDFGSATHKVLHPHKDGVNAVEDEIKKYTTLSYRAPEMVNLYGGKPITTKADIWALGCLLYKLCFFSLPFGESQVAMSDGNFIIPDNSRFSFKLHCLIRYMLEPDVEKRPDIYQVSYFAFKLAGKECPVPNLFNSSLPTSLPEPLTASEVAAKKSLTKARITDSVGPTETSIAPRQRPKAANANVVSIHNTVTPVKMTVPTGPVSNGQKVSAPGNGQSALQTSSGSQQHRILQQLQPGDLRLQQFQKQQQHLHQQQQQQLQQQQQLQQQQQLQQQQQLQQQQQLQQQQQLQQQQQLQQQQQQLQQQQQLQQQQQQLQQQQQLQQQQQQLQQQQQLQQQQQQLQQQQQLQQQQQQLQQQQQQQQQQQQLQQQQQQLQHQQQQPNQQQLIYLQQYHQALQMHQQPHILSQQMAMQPVYQQQAQYAAMMHLYQQAFAQQQQHQHPNHQQVPYHTSPLEFQASHTNFNPSGLGRMGPVAVEPSFTNTRNPSVSSEVVTPPPQNISNPPDMSGWNPFGEDNFSKMTEEDLLDREFDLLRAKKPVEGAASVDLSIGKQLPSKPLQDDLFGSVPFLSSPDASTKTPEQPTPEPNPAAEDQPVKECKSNKRSASSGLLCRAGEESDSDFESDPPSPKSSEEEEIEEDEGLNSEHGEFNEYTECENLGQRPLLMDSEEEDEEKHSSGSDDDQKKGKVLARSPAERKTQSTGQGAARAESGSSLITPPESPIVTTTDVFGAVPFLGSDQAKPEAESGDIFAKAPFRQASQEQIMDEFDVFTKAPFNRNLSRTNKSIDAPIGQTPPVSPDSVDVFGCSPFQPSHSPPLSAAPEDVFGQVPFEEIPSSQQQKIKQRSLQKLSSRQRRTKQETSNSNGKRHHGTPTSGRKTGKASFRTPERVRRHKRVGRRDSQSSNEFLSASDSKENISVSVGDGKDKGAPLPAEEVNLDPFGAKPFHPQDTGWNSQHQGDIGCSNGRPRATSLQSTFSEGNTMDDFGAVPFTEMVHGVAQQSTQVDLDPFGAAPFPSKP; from the exons ATGAAGAAGTTCTCCCGCATGCCGAGGTCCGAGAGTGGCGGGCCAGGTGGAGGCTGCGGCTCGGGGTCCTCTTCGGGGGTCTCCAGCTACATCGGAAGAGTGTTCGCCGTGGGCCGGTACCAGGTCAACGTGGAGGAGCTCATCGCGGAAG GTGGATTTTCTGTGGTTTTTCTTGCTCGAACTCATAGTGGAGTTCGATGTGCCCTGAAGAGGATGTACGTAAACAATGTGGCGGACCTCAGCGTCTACAAGAGGGAGATCACAATCATG AAAGAGCTTTTGGATCACAAGAATATTGTACGCTACTTGGATTCTGCCATTAATGCCGTGGCAGAGAGTGTCTGGGAGGTCCTGATTCTCATGGAGTACTGCAGAG CTGGTCAGGTGGTTAAACAGATGAACCAGCGTCTTCACACAGGCTTCAGTGAGGCAGAAGTCTTGGCTATTTTTTGTGATACCTGCGAGGCCGTTGCCAGGTTACATCAGTGCAAGACCCCAATCATTCACCGAGATCTAAAG GTGGAGAACATCCTCTTGAATGACCAGGGGCACTACGTTCTGTGCGATTTCGGAAGTGCCACACACAAAGTGCTCCATCCTCATAAAGATGGAGTGAATGCAGTAGAAgatgaaataaaaaa GTACACCACCCTCTCGTACCGAGCCCCTGAGATGGTTAATCTGTATGGAGGGAAGCCCATTACCACCAAGGCTGATATATGG GCACTTGGATGCTTGTTGTACAAGCTTTGTTTCTTCTCACTTCCATTTGGGGAGAGCCAGGTTGCCATGTCTGATGGGAACTTCATTATTCCAGATAACTCCAGATTCTCCTTTAAACTGCACTGTTTAATCA GATACATGCTTGAGCCAGATGTAGAGAAGAGACCTGACATCTACCAGGTTTCCTACTTTGCCTTCAAGTTGGCCGGAAAAGAGTGCCCTGTGCCAAATCTCTTT AACTCTTCCCTGCCAACGTCCCTCCCAGAGCCTCTTACTGCCAGTGAGGTGGCTGCAAAGAAGAGTTTGACGAAGGCCAG AATAACGGACTCGGTTGGACCAACAGAAACCTCAATTGCCCCAAGACAGAGACCAAAGGCTGCAAATGCCAATGTTGTGTCCATTCACAATACTGTTACTCCTGTGAAAATGACGGTTCCTACTGGACCAGTGAGCAATGGACAGAAAG TGTCGGCCCCGGGGAACGGACAGTCTGCTTTGCAAACTTCCTCAGGCAGCCAGCAGCACCGcatcctgcagcagctgcagccaggagacctACGACTACAGCAGTTTCAAAAACAGCAGCAACATCTTCATCAG cagcagcaacaacagctccaacaacaacagcagcttcagcagcaacaacagctccaacaacaacagcagcttcagcagcaacaacagctccaacaacaacagcagcttcagcagcaacaacagctccaacaacagcaacagcagcttcagcagcagcaacagctccaacaacagcaacagcagcttcagcagcagcaacagctccaacaacagcaacagcagcttcagcagcagcaacagctccaacaacagcaacagcagcttcagcagcaacaacagctccagcagcagcaacaacagctccaacaacaacaacagcaacagcagcagcaacaacagctccaacaacagcaacaacagcttcagcatcagcagcagcaacCAAATCAACAACAGCTTATTTACCTACAGCAG TACCACCAGGCCCTCCAGATGCATCAGCAGCCGCACATACTCAGCCAGCAGATGGCAATGCAGCCTGTGTATCAGCAGCAGGCCCAGTACGCGGCCATG ATGCACCTGTATCAGCAGGCCTTtgcacagcagcagcaacaccaACATCCCAATCATCAGCAGGTCCCCTATCACACCTCCCCGTTGGAATTCCAGGCTTCCCACACGAACTTTAACCCTTCTGGGTTGGGTCGCATGGGGCCTGTCGCTGTGGAACCTTCATTCACTAACACCAG AAACCCCTCCGTGAGTTCAGAGGTGGTTACCCCTCCCCCACAGAACATCAGTAATCCCCCTGATATGTCAGGATGGAATCCCTTTGGAGAAGACAACTTCTCCAAGATGACTGAAGAGGACCTGCTGGACAGAGAGTTTGACCTCCTGAGAGCGA AAAAGCCCGTGGAGGGAGCAGCCAGTGTAGACCTCAGCATAGGGAAGCAGCTGCCCTCAAAGCCTCTGCAGGATGACCTTTTTGGCTCTGTACCTTTTCTGTCCAGCCCAG ATGCCAGTACGAAGACCCCAGAGCAGCCCACGCCGGAGCCTAATCCCGCTGCTGAAGACCAACCGGTGAAAGAGTGCAAATCCAACAAGAGAAGTGCCTCTTCTGGCCTGCTGTGCAGAGCAGGAGAGGAGTCAGACAGCGACTTCGAATCAGATCCTCCATCTCCAAAGAGCAGCGAGGAGGAGGAGATTGAGGAAGACGAAGGTCTGAACAGTGAGCATGGTGAGTTCAACGAGTACACGGAATGCGAGAACCTCGGGCAGAGGCCCCTGCTCATGGATTCtgaggaggaggatgaagaaAAGCACAGTTCTGGTTCGGACGACGACCAGAAAAAGGGCAAAGTGCTGGCAAGGAGCCCGGCAGAGCGGAAAACACAGAGTACAGGGCAGGGAGCCGCCAGGGCAGAGTCCGGCTCCAGTCTGATCACGCCCCCCGAGTCGCCCATCGTGACCACGACGGACGTCTTCGGAGCAGTGCCCTTCCTCGGCAGTGACCAGGCCAAACCCGAAGCCGAAAGTGGTGACATTTTCGCCAAGGCCCCATTCAGACAGGCCAGCCAGGAGCAGATTATGGATGAATTTGATGTATTTACCAAAGCCCCATTCAACAGAAACTTGTCCAGAACAAACAAGAGCATTGACGCCCCAATAGGACAAACGCCCCCTGTGTCCCCTGACAGCGTGGACGTGTTCGGCTGCTCTCCTTTCCAGCCTAGCCATTCACCGCCGCTTTCTGCGGCCCCAGAGGATGTCTTCGGCCAGGTACCCTTCGAAGAGATCCCCAGCAGCCAACAACAAAAGATAAAGCAGCGTAGCCTTCAGAAGCTCTCTTCGAGGCAGAGACGTACAAAACAGGAGACCAGCAATAGCAATGGTAAGCGTCACCACGGAACTCCCACCAGTGGCAGGAAGACGGGCAAGGCCAGTTTCCGTACGCCGGAACGCGTACGGCGACACAAGCGAGTGGGCAGGAGGGACTCTCAGAGCAGCAACGAGTTCCTCAGCGCCTCTGACTCCAAGGAGAACATCAGCGTCAGCGTGGGGGATGGCAAAGACAAGGGAGCACCTTTGCCAGCTGAGGAGGTCAACCTGGACCCATTTGGTGCCAAACCTTTTCATCCACAAGACACTGGCTGGAACTCTCAGCATCAAGGGGACATTGGTTGCTCTAATGGGAGACCTCGAGCCACATCTTTGCAGAGCACGTTCAGTGAGGGGAATACCATGGATGACTTTGGGGCCGTGCCGTTCACGGAGATGGTCCATGGCGTAGCACAGCAGTCGACGCAGGTGGACCTGGATCCTTTTGGCGCTGCTCCTTTCCCCTCAAAACCTTGA
- the bmp2k gene encoding BMP-2-inducible protein kinase isoform X1, with product MKKFSRMPRSESGGPGGGCGSGSSSGVSSYIGRVFAVGRYQVNVEELIAEGGFSVVFLARTHSGVRCALKRMYVNNVADLSVYKREITIMKELLDHKNIVRYLDSAINAVAESVWEVLILMEYCRAGQVVKQMNQRLHTGFSEAEVLAIFCDTCEAVARLHQCKTPIIHRDLKVENILLNDQGHYVLCDFGSATHKVLHPHKDGVNAVEDEIKKYTTLSYRAPEMVNLYGGKPITTKADIWALGCLLYKLCFFSLPFGESQVAMSDGNFIIPDNSRFSFKLHCLIRYMLEPDVEKRPDIYQVSYFAFKLAGKECPVPNLFNSSLPTSLPEPLTASEVAAKKSLTKARITDSVGPTETSIAPRQRPKAANANVVSIHNTVTPVKMTVPTGPVSNGQKVSAPGNGQSALQTSSGSQQHRILQQLQPGDLRLQQFQKQQQHLHQQQLQQQQQQQLQQQQQLQQQQQLQQQQQLQQQQQLQQQQQLQQQQQLQQQQQLQQQQQQLQQQQQLQQQQQQLQQQQQLQQQQQQLQQQQQLQQQQQQLQQQQQLQQQQQQLQQQQQQQQQQQQLQQQQQQLQHQQQQPNQQQLIYLQQYHQALQMHQQPHILSQQMAMQPVYQQQAQYAAMMHLYQQAFAQQQQHQHPNHQQVPYHTSPLEFQASHTNFNPSGLGRMGPVAVEPSFTNTRNPSVSSEVVTPPPQNISNPPDMSGWNPFGEDNFSKMTEEDLLDREFDLLRAKKPVEGAASVDLSIGKQLPSKPLQDDLFGSVPFLSSPDASTKTPEQPTPEPNPAAEDQPVKECKSNKRSASSGLLCRAGEESDSDFESDPPSPKSSEEEEIEEDEGLNSEHGEFNEYTECENLGQRPLLMDSEEEDEEKHSSGSDDDQKKGKVLARSPAERKTQSTGQGAARAESGSSLITPPESPIVTTTDVFGAVPFLGSDQAKPEAESGDIFAKAPFRQASQEQIMDEFDVFTKAPFNRNLSRTNKSIDAPIGQTPPVSPDSVDVFGCSPFQPSHSPPLSAAPEDVFGQVPFEEIPSSQQQKIKQRSLQKLSSRQRRTKQETSNSNGKRHHGTPTSGRKTGKASFRTPERVRRHKRVGRRDSQSSNEFLSASDSKENISVSVGDGKDKGAPLPAEEVNLDPFGAKPFHPQDTGWNSQHQGDIGCSNGRPRATSLQSTFSEGNTMDDFGAVPFTEMVHGVAQQSTQVDLDPFGAAPFPSKP from the exons ATGAAGAAGTTCTCCCGCATGCCGAGGTCCGAGAGTGGCGGGCCAGGTGGAGGCTGCGGCTCGGGGTCCTCTTCGGGGGTCTCCAGCTACATCGGAAGAGTGTTCGCCGTGGGCCGGTACCAGGTCAACGTGGAGGAGCTCATCGCGGAAG GTGGATTTTCTGTGGTTTTTCTTGCTCGAACTCATAGTGGAGTTCGATGTGCCCTGAAGAGGATGTACGTAAACAATGTGGCGGACCTCAGCGTCTACAAGAGGGAGATCACAATCATG AAAGAGCTTTTGGATCACAAGAATATTGTACGCTACTTGGATTCTGCCATTAATGCCGTGGCAGAGAGTGTCTGGGAGGTCCTGATTCTCATGGAGTACTGCAGAG CTGGTCAGGTGGTTAAACAGATGAACCAGCGTCTTCACACAGGCTTCAGTGAGGCAGAAGTCTTGGCTATTTTTTGTGATACCTGCGAGGCCGTTGCCAGGTTACATCAGTGCAAGACCCCAATCATTCACCGAGATCTAAAG GTGGAGAACATCCTCTTGAATGACCAGGGGCACTACGTTCTGTGCGATTTCGGAAGTGCCACACACAAAGTGCTCCATCCTCATAAAGATGGAGTGAATGCAGTAGAAgatgaaataaaaaa GTACACCACCCTCTCGTACCGAGCCCCTGAGATGGTTAATCTGTATGGAGGGAAGCCCATTACCACCAAGGCTGATATATGG GCACTTGGATGCTTGTTGTACAAGCTTTGTTTCTTCTCACTTCCATTTGGGGAGAGCCAGGTTGCCATGTCTGATGGGAACTTCATTATTCCAGATAACTCCAGATTCTCCTTTAAACTGCACTGTTTAATCA GATACATGCTTGAGCCAGATGTAGAGAAGAGACCTGACATCTACCAGGTTTCCTACTTTGCCTTCAAGTTGGCCGGAAAAGAGTGCCCTGTGCCAAATCTCTTT AACTCTTCCCTGCCAACGTCCCTCCCAGAGCCTCTTACTGCCAGTGAGGTGGCTGCAAAGAAGAGTTTGACGAAGGCCAG AATAACGGACTCGGTTGGACCAACAGAAACCTCAATTGCCCCAAGACAGAGACCAAAGGCTGCAAATGCCAATGTTGTGTCCATTCACAATACTGTTACTCCTGTGAAAATGACGGTTCCTACTGGACCAGTGAGCAATGGACAGAAAG TGTCGGCCCCGGGGAACGGACAGTCTGCTTTGCAAACTTCCTCAGGCAGCCAGCAGCACCGcatcctgcagcagctgcagccaggagacctACGACTACAGCAGTTTCAAAAACAGCAGCAACATCTTCATCAGCAACAGcttcagcagcagcaacaacagcagcttcagcagcaacaacagctccaacaacaacagcagcttcagcagcaacaacagctccaacaacaacagcagcttcagcagcaacaacagctccaacaacaacagcagcttcagcagcaacaacagctccaacaacagcaacagcagcttcagcagcagcaacagctccaacaacagcaacagcagcttcagcagcagcaacagctccaacaacagcaacagcagcttcagcagcagcaacagctccaacaacagcaacagcagcttcagcagcaacaacagctccagcagcagcaacaacagctccaacaacaacaacagcaacagcagcagcaacaacagctccaacaacagcaacaacagcttcagcatcagcagcagcaacCAAATCAACAACAGCTTATTTACCTACAGCAG TACCACCAGGCCCTCCAGATGCATCAGCAGCCGCACATACTCAGCCAGCAGATGGCAATGCAGCCTGTGTATCAGCAGCAGGCCCAGTACGCGGCCATG ATGCACCTGTATCAGCAGGCCTTtgcacagcagcagcaacaccaACATCCCAATCATCAGCAGGTCCCCTATCACACCTCCCCGTTGGAATTCCAGGCTTCCCACACGAACTTTAACCCTTCTGGGTTGGGTCGCATGGGGCCTGTCGCTGTGGAACCTTCATTCACTAACACCAG AAACCCCTCCGTGAGTTCAGAGGTGGTTACCCCTCCCCCACAGAACATCAGTAATCCCCCTGATATGTCAGGATGGAATCCCTTTGGAGAAGACAACTTCTCCAAGATGACTGAAGAGGACCTGCTGGACAGAGAGTTTGACCTCCTGAGAGCGA AAAAGCCCGTGGAGGGAGCAGCCAGTGTAGACCTCAGCATAGGGAAGCAGCTGCCCTCAAAGCCTCTGCAGGATGACCTTTTTGGCTCTGTACCTTTTCTGTCCAGCCCAG ATGCCAGTACGAAGACCCCAGAGCAGCCCACGCCGGAGCCTAATCCCGCTGCTGAAGACCAACCGGTGAAAGAGTGCAAATCCAACAAGAGAAGTGCCTCTTCTGGCCTGCTGTGCAGAGCAGGAGAGGAGTCAGACAGCGACTTCGAATCAGATCCTCCATCTCCAAAGAGCAGCGAGGAGGAGGAGATTGAGGAAGACGAAGGTCTGAACAGTGAGCATGGTGAGTTCAACGAGTACACGGAATGCGAGAACCTCGGGCAGAGGCCCCTGCTCATGGATTCtgaggaggaggatgaagaaAAGCACAGTTCTGGTTCGGACGACGACCAGAAAAAGGGCAAAGTGCTGGCAAGGAGCCCGGCAGAGCGGAAAACACAGAGTACAGGGCAGGGAGCCGCCAGGGCAGAGTCCGGCTCCAGTCTGATCACGCCCCCCGAGTCGCCCATCGTGACCACGACGGACGTCTTCGGAGCAGTGCCCTTCCTCGGCAGTGACCAGGCCAAACCCGAAGCCGAAAGTGGTGACATTTTCGCCAAGGCCCCATTCAGACAGGCCAGCCAGGAGCAGATTATGGATGAATTTGATGTATTTACCAAAGCCCCATTCAACAGAAACTTGTCCAGAACAAACAAGAGCATTGACGCCCCAATAGGACAAACGCCCCCTGTGTCCCCTGACAGCGTGGACGTGTTCGGCTGCTCTCCTTTCCAGCCTAGCCATTCACCGCCGCTTTCTGCGGCCCCAGAGGATGTCTTCGGCCAGGTACCCTTCGAAGAGATCCCCAGCAGCCAACAACAAAAGATAAAGCAGCGTAGCCTTCAGAAGCTCTCTTCGAGGCAGAGACGTACAAAACAGGAGACCAGCAATAGCAATGGTAAGCGTCACCACGGAACTCCCACCAGTGGCAGGAAGACGGGCAAGGCCAGTTTCCGTACGCCGGAACGCGTACGGCGACACAAGCGAGTGGGCAGGAGGGACTCTCAGAGCAGCAACGAGTTCCTCAGCGCCTCTGACTCCAAGGAGAACATCAGCGTCAGCGTGGGGGATGGCAAAGACAAGGGAGCACCTTTGCCAGCTGAGGAGGTCAACCTGGACCCATTTGGTGCCAAACCTTTTCATCCACAAGACACTGGCTGGAACTCTCAGCATCAAGGGGACATTGGTTGCTCTAATGGGAGACCTCGAGCCACATCTTTGCAGAGCACGTTCAGTGAGGGGAATACCATGGATGACTTTGGGGCCGTGCCGTTCACGGAGATGGTCCATGGCGTAGCACAGCAGTCGACGCAGGTGGACCTGGATCCTTTTGGCGCTGCTCCTTTCCCCTCAAAACCTTGA